The following are from one region of the Rhodopirellula sp. P2 genome:
- a CDS encoding P-II family nitrogen regulator, whose protein sequence is MILIQAIIQPTKLSNVQSALDEAGYSDTIVGDALGYGRQRGQTALFRGNEYKIDLLRKVTFEMVIDDDDLEPVVEIIRNASRTGTEGQIGDGKIFVLPVASVIDI, encoded by the coding sequence ATGATTTTGATTCAAGCCATCATTCAACCCACCAAACTTTCCAACGTTCAGTCCGCTCTCGATGAAGCGGGATACAGCGACACGATCGTGGGGGACGCGCTTGGTTATGGTCGTCAGCGTGGACAAACGGCGTTGTTTCGCGGCAACGAATACAAAATCGATTTGTTGCGAAAGGTCACGTTCGAAATGGTGATCGACGACGACGATTTAGAACCGGTGGTCGAGATCATTCGCAACGCGTCGCGAACGGGCACAGAAGGCCAGATCGGCGACGGCAAGATCTTTGTCTTGCCCGTCGCGAGCGTGATCGACATCTGA
- a CDS encoding Gfo/Idh/MocA family protein, which translates to MTSLPSHATTEPLQAAPTSTEDERQPIRFGILGTGRITRRLVADLQSTPGASVTAIASRTSERARWYADSYGIAQAVSGYADLIARDDVDAVYVALPPSLHAEWMVAAAAAGKHVLCEKPLATTAQATQAMADACTQARVHWLDATAWLHHDRTAMFRQWVKGATVPQGEADFRLGALRHVSSAVSFFNPFQSGDHRQDASLGGGCLLDLGWYAAGILRLANQALPLTVNAQAVMRGGVPYRVTAMMNFPSDVSATMSCAFDTATRKWFEIAGEEASIVCDDFTRPWPDKPARGWVHEASGKVHPFSCECHQEHNMILRLIGWIHATRENEPLWDSPSPPWAEYHRQALETQRMLEAMETSMTTGQTVTL; encoded by the coding sequence ATGACATCCCTCCCCTCACACGCAACGACCGAACCTTTGCAGGCAGCACCCACCTCCACGGAAGACGAACGCCAACCGATCCGGTTTGGCATCTTGGGCACCGGCCGGATCACTCGCCGGTTGGTTGCCGACCTGCAATCGACGCCGGGGGCGAGCGTGACCGCGATCGCCAGTCGGACTTCTGAGCGAGCACGTTGGTACGCCGATTCGTATGGGATCGCCCAGGCCGTGTCCGGTTATGCGGACTTGATCGCTCGTGACGATGTGGATGCGGTGTACGTGGCGTTGCCGCCTTCGCTGCATGCGGAATGGATGGTTGCAGCGGCGGCGGCTGGCAAACATGTGCTGTGTGAAAAACCGTTGGCGACGACGGCTCAGGCCACTCAAGCGATGGCGGACGCTTGCACGCAGGCCCGCGTGCATTGGCTCGATGCAACCGCCTGGCTGCATCACGACCGCACGGCCATGTTTCGGCAGTGGGTCAAAGGTGCAACCGTCCCACAAGGCGAAGCCGACTTTCGACTCGGGGCGTTGCGTCACGTCAGTTCGGCGGTTTCGTTTTTCAATCCGTTTCAATCCGGCGACCACCGCCAAGACGCTTCGCTGGGTGGCGGGTGCCTGCTTGATTTGGGGTGGTATGCGGCCGGGATTTTGCGACTTGCCAACCAGGCTTTGCCGCTCACGGTGAACGCTCAGGCGGTGATGCGTGGCGGCGTGCCGTACCGCGTGACTGCAATGATGAATTTTCCCAGCGATGTGTCCGCGACGATGTCGTGTGCGTTCGACACCGCGACGCGGAAATGGTTTGAGATCGCGGGGGAAGAAGCGTCCATTGTTTGCGATGACTTCACGCGTCCTTGGCCTGACAAACCTGCGCGAGGCTGGGTGCACGAGGCCTCGGGCAAGGTGCATCCCTTCAGTTGCGAATGCCACCAAGAGCACAACATGATTTTGCGGTTGATCGGTTGGATCCACGCGACACGCGAAAATGAGCCACTTTGGGATTCACCATCGCCTCCTTGGGCGGAGTATCATCGGCAGGCGCTCGAGACGCAGCGGATGTTGGAGGCGATGGAAACTTCGATGACGACTGGCCAAACGGTGACGCTATGA
- a CDS encoding FKBP-type peptidyl-prolyl cis-trans isomerase translates to MRDWSVAADMNTWLSWCLLGLLSFTLGCRSTAPPSPPITPPIDSELGTLDPPPAKRTSISFLDKPELQADTGPMDAGPAPEFSETASGLNYRVLRKSSGRKPTAASTVTVHYRGWLDNGKEFDSSYDRGEPTTFPLGGVVAGWTEGLQLVGEGGMIELWGPSHLGYGERGSPGSIPAHAHLHFIVELVSVK, encoded by the coding sequence ATGCGTGACTGGAGCGTTGCAGCGGATATGAATACTTGGTTGTCATGGTGCCTTCTCGGCCTCCTGTCCTTCACGCTGGGATGTCGCTCCACGGCGCCACCGAGCCCGCCGATCACCCCACCGATTGATTCCGAACTGGGAACCCTTGATCCCCCACCCGCGAAACGGACCTCCATTTCGTTTCTGGACAAGCCTGAGCTTCAGGCTGACACGGGCCCGATGGACGCCGGCCCCGCACCGGAGTTTTCGGAAACCGCGTCGGGGCTGAACTATCGGGTGCTGCGAAAGTCCAGCGGCAGAAAGCCGACGGCTGCCAGCACCGTGACCGTTCACTACCGGGGTTGGCTCGACAACGGAAAAGAATTCGACAGCTCATATGATCGAGGCGAACCGACGACCTTCCCACTGGGAGGCGTGGTCGCCGGCTGGACCGAAGGATTGCAACTCGTCGGGGAAGGCGGGATGATCGAACTGTGGGGGCCTTCTCACCTCGGTTACGGCGAACGCGGTTCCCCAGGTTCCATTCCTGCTCACGCCCACCTGCACTTCATCGTCGAACTTGTGAGCGTGAAGTAG
- a CDS encoding MTH1187 family thiamine-binding protein: MKVIVDLCVVPMGVGVSVGKYVAECQEVLQEAGLSHQLHAYGTNIEGDWDEVFAAIKRCHERVHAIGAARITTSIKVGTRTDREQSMQDKIDSVNEKQN; this comes from the coding sequence ATGAAAGTCATTGTCGATTTGTGCGTCGTCCCAATGGGCGTGGGTGTTTCGGTGGGCAAGTACGTCGCTGAGTGCCAAGAGGTGCTGCAGGAAGCTGGGCTATCGCACCAGCTGCACGCCTACGGCACCAACATCGAAGGCGACTGGGACGAGGTGTTCGCCGCGATCAAACGTTGTCACGAACGGGTGCACGCGATCGGTGCCGCACGCATCACCACCAGCATCAAAGTCGGAACCCGCACCGACCGCGAGCAATCCATGCAGGACAAGATCGACAGCGTGAATGAGAAGCAGAATTAG
- a CDS encoding transposase — MPGDDRGWTKWHRGDQVPQPRLADWCRGQMIESAVVLLPEQRTMIESVVREHCEKRCWNLHAVNCRTNHCHVVVTAPNYDGETVRDQLKSWGKRRMKERERQLGVAEERVREHWWTRKGSVRYLFDEDSLSAATAYALEAQDAGGSSANSS; from the coding sequence ATGCCAGGTGACGATCGCGGCTGGACCAAGTGGCATCGCGGAGACCAGGTGCCACAACCTCGGCTTGCGGATTGGTGTCGTGGCCAGATGATTGAATCGGCAGTCGTTTTACTACCAGAGCAGCGAACGATGATCGAATCCGTCGTTCGTGAACATTGCGAAAAGCGGTGTTGGAATTTACACGCTGTCAATTGTCGAACCAACCATTGTCATGTTGTTGTGACGGCACCGAACTACGACGGCGAGACGGTTCGAGATCAATTGAAGTCATGGGGCAAGCGGCGGATGAAAGAACGTGAGCGTCAGTTGGGTGTCGCTGAAGAACGCGTGCGTGAGCACTGGTGGACGCGGAAGGGAAGTGTGAGGTATCTGTTCGATGAGGATTCGCTTTCGGCTGCGACAGCGTACGCTTTGGAAGCCCAAGACGCGGGCGGTTCCAGTGCGAACTCGTCGTGA
- a CDS encoding heavy metal translocating P-type ATPase, which translates to MSPSQANAMNLSQLQAIDPVCGMSVTPAKSLSSQHGGRTYYFCSAGCQKKFEADPEGVLESRKQKDSDSANPDTSSCCGGESHRKSPSNQPANPDAVYTCPMHLEIEQIGPGDCPICGMDLEPKFVDPSSPADEAQYNDMKRRFWIGVGLSVPLLVVSMGPMIGLPVDRWISPSVDGWLQFALATPVVFWCGWPLLVRGAKSFRTWNLNMFSLIALGSLAAFGFSLLAILVPDWIPAAFYDADRPPLYFEAAAVIITLVLLGQVLELRARQQTGGAIRELMQLTPDIAHRIEGEDERDVSLEEIRTGDRLRIRPGEKIPVDGEVLSGSSRVDESMLTGEPVPVEKNEGDALTGGTLNQSGALEMTATQVGSDTVLHRIVQMVADAQRSQAPIQKLVDQVAQYFVPAVILSSILAFIAWSILGPEPSLAYAFVSAIAVLIIACPCALGLATPMSVMVGVGRGAKEGVLIRDAEILEIMEKVDTIVVDKTGTLTKGSPAVTAIETQGDWNESDVLAIAAAVEQSSEHPLGRAIVEHAESSNAAKRVAKDFQSTTGKGVVAEVDGKHVAIGNPNWLADLKVTGLDSVRGQAETHQADAATVVYIAIDRSLAAIIAIQDPIKESTPGAIKALHSLGLQVVMLTGDAQSTAEAVAKQLGIDDFRANVSPEAKHDFVQQLKQEGKTVAMCGDGINDAPALAASNVGIAMGTGTSVAMESAGVTLVGGDLRGVVAAKQLSQKTMRNIRQNLFFAFVYNALGIPIAAGLLYPFFGILLSPMLAAAAMSFSSVSVIGNALRLRTIQLDVTS; encoded by the coding sequence ATGTCTCCTTCCCAGGCCAACGCCATGAATCTCAGTCAACTTCAAGCCATCGACCCCGTTTGCGGCATGTCCGTGACTCCCGCGAAGTCACTTTCCAGCCAACATGGCGGCCGAACGTACTACTTCTGCAGTGCCGGCTGCCAGAAAAAATTCGAGGCTGATCCGGAAGGTGTGCTGGAATCCCGAAAGCAAAAGGATTCCGATTCAGCCAACCCCGACACATCCAGTTGCTGTGGCGGGGAATCGCATCGCAAGTCGCCGAGCAACCAACCTGCCAATCCCGACGCGGTCTACACCTGCCCGATGCACCTGGAGATCGAGCAGATCGGCCCAGGCGATTGCCCCATCTGTGGCATGGACCTCGAGCCCAAATTTGTCGATCCATCGTCCCCAGCAGACGAAGCCCAGTACAACGACATGAAACGTCGGTTTTGGATCGGCGTTGGGCTGTCGGTTCCACTGCTGGTTGTTTCGATGGGGCCAATGATCGGTCTTCCGGTCGATCGCTGGATTTCCCCCAGCGTCGACGGTTGGTTGCAGTTCGCCCTCGCGACGCCCGTGGTGTTTTGGTGCGGATGGCCCCTGCTCGTTCGCGGTGCCAAATCCTTTCGAACATGGAACCTCAACATGTTCTCCTTGATTGCGTTGGGATCGCTGGCCGCGTTCGGCTTCAGCCTGCTGGCCATCCTAGTGCCCGACTGGATCCCCGCTGCCTTCTACGACGCTGACCGGCCACCGCTGTACTTCGAAGCCGCGGCCGTGATCATCACGCTGGTATTGCTCGGCCAAGTTCTCGAGTTACGTGCCCGTCAACAAACCGGCGGAGCCATTCGCGAACTGATGCAGCTCACCCCTGACATCGCCCACCGAATTGAAGGCGAAGACGAACGCGATGTCTCCCTCGAAGAAATTCGAACGGGCGATCGATTGCGAATTCGTCCGGGTGAGAAAATTCCGGTCGATGGCGAAGTCCTCAGCGGTTCGTCCCGTGTCGACGAGTCAATGCTGACCGGCGAACCAGTCCCCGTTGAAAAGAACGAGGGTGACGCCCTGACCGGTGGCACGCTCAATCAATCCGGGGCGCTCGAAATGACGGCCACCCAAGTTGGCAGCGACACGGTCCTGCACCGGATTGTGCAAATGGTCGCCGATGCGCAGCGCAGCCAAGCCCCCATTCAAAAACTTGTCGACCAAGTTGCCCAGTACTTTGTGCCGGCGGTCATCCTCAGTTCCATCCTCGCGTTCATCGCCTGGTCAATCCTTGGCCCTGAGCCTTCGCTGGCCTACGCGTTCGTTTCCGCGATCGCCGTTCTGATCATCGCCTGCCCCTGTGCGCTGGGGTTGGCGACGCCCATGTCAGTGATGGTGGGCGTCGGGCGCGGTGCCAAAGAGGGGGTGCTGATTCGAGACGCTGAAATCCTGGAGATCATGGAAAAGGTCGACACGATCGTGGTCGACAAAACGGGAACGCTGACCAAGGGGAGTCCCGCGGTCACCGCAATCGAAACCCAAGGTGACTGGAACGAATCGGATGTCCTGGCGATTGCCGCCGCGGTGGAGCAATCCAGCGAGCATCCACTTGGTCGTGCGATCGTCGAGCACGCGGAGTCATCGAATGCCGCCAAACGTGTTGCGAAGGATTTCCAGAGCACGACCGGCAAAGGCGTCGTTGCAGAGGTCGATGGCAAACACGTCGCGATTGGCAACCCAAATTGGTTGGCCGATTTGAAGGTGACAGGGTTGGACTCCGTCCGCGGGCAAGCGGAGACGCATCAAGCGGACGCGGCCACGGTGGTTTACATCGCCATCGATCGCTCGCTCGCCGCGATCATTGCCATCCAAGATCCGATCAAAGAAAGCACGCCCGGTGCAATCAAGGCGTTGCACTCGCTAGGGCTGCAAGTCGTGATGCTGACCGGCGACGCTCAATCCACCGCCGAGGCGGTGGCCAAACAACTGGGCATCGATGACTTCCGAGCCAACGTGTCACCGGAGGCCAAGCACGACTTTGTTCAGCAACTCAAGCAAGAAGGCAAAACGGTCGCGATGTGCGGCGATGGCATCAACGACGCACCGGCCCTGGCCGCATCCAACGTCGGAATCGCGATGGGCACCGGAACCAGCGTCGCGATGGAATCAGCAGGAGTGACGCTGGTCGGCGGTGATTTGCGAGGCGTGGTCGCGGCAAAACAACTCAGCCAAAAAACGATGCGAAACATCCGGCAGAACCTCTTTTTCGCGTTCGTCTACAACGCCTTGGGAATTCCCATCGCTGCCGGGCTGCTGTATCCCTTCTTCGGAATCCTACTCAGCCCCATGCTCGCGGCCGCGGCCATGAGTTTCAGCAGCGTCTCGGTGATCGGCAACGCCCTGCGGCTGCGTACGATCCAGCTCGACGTAACGAGTTAG
- the pyrE gene encoding orotate phosphoribosyltransferase, translating into MSSDSANRDLAPLIALMETEALQRGEFTLASGKKANYYLDCRRVTLHPKGAGLIGRAMLDVVLENAKQSGVMPAAVGGMAIGADPITASIVTLAGGDDIDLKGFMVRKEAKGHGMGQQVEGPVAPGQKVVIVEDVITSGGSALKAVEAVEAFGLEVLYVLAIIDRLAGGAEAFAKKGLELKTLTTIRDFGLEP; encoded by the coding sequence ATGTCGTCTGACTCGGCCAATCGTGACCTTGCCCCTCTGATCGCCTTGATGGAAACCGAAGCTTTGCAGCGTGGCGAGTTCACGCTGGCAAGCGGCAAGAAGGCGAACTACTACCTGGACTGCCGCCGCGTGACCTTGCACCCCAAGGGCGCGGGATTGATCGGACGAGCGATGCTGGACGTGGTGCTGGAAAACGCCAAGCAATCCGGCGTGATGCCCGCCGCAGTCGGTGGCATGGCAATCGGTGCTGACCCAATCACCGCGTCAATCGTGACGCTGGCTGGTGGTGATGACATCGACCTCAAAGGCTTCATGGTCCGCAAGGAAGCCAAGGGCCACGGAATGGGGCAGCAAGTCGAAGGCCCCGTCGCTCCCGGCCAGAAAGTGGTGATCGTGGAAGATGTGATCACCAGCGGTGGCAGTGCGTTGAAAGCCGTGGAAGCGGTCGAAGCTTTCGGGTTGGAAGTCCTGTACGTGCTCGCAATCATCGATCGTTTGGCGGGAGGTGCCGAGGCCTTCGCCAAGAAAGGCCTGGAACTGAAAACGCTGACCACGATTCGTGACTTCGGTTTGGAACCCTGA
- a CDS encoding efflux RND transporter periplasmic adaptor subunit, which yields MFASGTQSTIVNPLGHFAKAVSIHLPVTAAWMAATLCISSSLLADETGNEPLVIEGAQATLVTDLSLAAPVAGQVQSLSVIEGQQVSKGELLVQLDDRRAKAELEAAQAASQAAALQSTSDVDQRYAERTREVRMRELEQSLDANQRFQNSVTATEIDRLQLVIDQAGLSIEQAHKESEIAAANANEKQSLVKMAELRVAEHRLESPISGSVAEVSVSSGEWVDAGKPLLRLISLDPIRVSGFVDGHQHGAELQGRAVEFEWTESIDGQENITVLRGEVTFVSLEVHPVNSQVRMWASLRNPDHKARPGIRGTLRIFPADSRPDWPAE from the coding sequence ATGTTTGCTTCTGGCACCCAGTCAACAATCGTCAATCCGCTTGGGCATTTCGCCAAGGCTGTTTCCATCCATCTGCCGGTCACGGCCGCTTGGATGGCAGCGACGCTTTGCATTTCTTCATCGCTGCTTGCAGATGAGACGGGCAATGAGCCCCTCGTGATCGAAGGGGCCCAAGCGACGCTGGTCACGGACCTTTCGCTCGCAGCACCGGTGGCAGGGCAAGTCCAATCCCTGAGCGTGATCGAAGGGCAACAGGTCTCAAAGGGCGAGCTGCTGGTTCAGCTGGACGATCGCCGCGCCAAAGCGGAACTGGAAGCTGCCCAAGCGGCCTCTCAAGCTGCTGCGTTGCAATCCACCAGTGACGTTGACCAACGCTATGCCGAACGCACCCGTGAAGTTCGAATGCGAGAGTTGGAACAAAGCCTGGACGCGAACCAGCGTTTTCAAAACAGCGTGACCGCGACCGAGATCGATCGCTTGCAATTGGTGATCGACCAAGCCGGGCTGTCGATCGAACAGGCTCACAAAGAATCAGAAATCGCAGCAGCCAACGCAAACGAAAAACAGTCGCTCGTCAAAATGGCGGAACTCCGGGTGGCGGAGCATCGCCTGGAATCACCGATCTCAGGAAGCGTGGCGGAAGTGTCGGTCTCTTCCGGAGAGTGGGTGGATGCCGGCAAACCGCTCTTGCGATTGATCTCCTTGGACCCCATTCGCGTCAGCGGGTTCGTTGACGGACACCAGCACGGAGCCGAACTGCAAGGCCGCGCGGTCGAATTTGAGTGGACCGAGTCAATCGACGGTCAAGAAAACATCACGGTGCTGCGTGGTGAAGTGACGTTTGTGTCGCTGGAAGTTCACCCGGTGAACTCGCAAGTTCGGATGTGGGCCAGTTTGCGAAATCCAGATCACAAGGCGCGCCCCGGAATCCGGGGGACGCTGCGAATTTTCCCCGCTGACAGCAGGCCGGATTGGCCGGCTGAGTGA
- a CDS encoding response regulator transcription factor, whose translation MTALDNLNSDLFDPNASPQEDAGPEPVVYLVDDQQAELDLLQRWCSQEGLKTETFNQAEDLLKVLHAESHGCVVADLRMPRLSGLELQAEMSRRELTVPVILVTGHGDAENCRAAFQQGVFDFIEKGFRHEEILHAINSAIRKHRRDRFRHQVRKEALDLLRKISPRETEVMLLLAGGSPLKGIAQELSISVQTASKHRGSIFTKLHIDNEVDLYKMLLAAEVNLDAGPAALVPPAP comes from the coding sequence ATGACGGCTCTTGATAATCTGAACTCCGACTTGTTCGATCCCAACGCATCGCCCCAGGAGGACGCTGGTCCCGAACCAGTCGTTTACTTGGTCGATGATCAACAAGCCGAATTGGACTTGTTGCAACGCTGGTGCTCTCAAGAAGGCCTGAAGACTGAAACCTTCAATCAGGCCGAAGATCTTCTCAAAGTCTTGCACGCCGAATCCCACGGCTGCGTCGTTGCTGACCTGCGGATGCCTCGACTGAGTGGCTTGGAACTGCAAGCCGAAATGTCACGCCGGGAACTGACCGTTCCCGTGATTCTGGTCACCGGGCACGGTGACGCGGAAAACTGCCGGGCAGCGTTCCAGCAAGGCGTTTTCGATTTCATCGAAAAGGGATTCCGCCACGAGGAAATCCTGCACGCGATCAACAGTGCCATTCGCAAACATCGCCGCGACCGTTTTCGGCATCAAGTTCGCAAAGAGGCCCTCGACCTGCTGCGGAAAATCTCGCCTCGCGAAACCGAAGTCATGTTGCTGCTCGCCGGTGGATCGCCCCTCAAGGGCATCGCTCAAGAACTCAGCATCAGCGTTCAAACCGCATCGAAGCACCGCGGCAGCATCTTCACCAAGTTGCACATCGACAACGAAGTCGACCTGTATAAAATGCTGTTGGCAGCCGAAGTCAACCTGGATGCCGGACCGGCCGCATTGGTCCCGCCTGCTCCTTGA